The Corynebacterium vitaeruminis DSM 20294 genome window below encodes:
- a CDS encoding peptidoglycan DD-metalloendopeptidase family protein, whose protein sequence is MKRLGCGVLVILLFLVILVVVILGGDNDDNLCLDGRSSSSSSQDGRVPAGSFSLPERGATEHETSGFGQRGGSMHEGIDIAQGEGTPIYAYADGVVSLSAADPGGYGHYIIIDHEADGQTFSTLYGHMFDDHVYVNVGDKVYAGQHIADEGYNGGVSPPGPGGSHLHFEVHVPGYRNPVDPQAWLDKAVEPGTQADTKTDSTTPQKSTPATGSTQLQPVSYFSETNMQVNAVRGGRAVAANFPQITLIGGWRPSDAVADDHPQGRAIDVMIDNYQTSEGIALGDSIVSYFLAHYDEMDVDYIIWRQQLIYPGQTSQMEDRGGVTANHYDHVHVSFNPSDKATPGQDIGSAPLGGSATKADVSGTTSTDCVVNTGLEDTALNAENIPADWVRPIQIAGGTCDAVNAPLIAALLEQESGFQTGAASGAGAQGPAQFMPATWATIGAEMSEDGEVIGPPGSGDITDPKDAIPAAGRYLCQIAANQAPLIASGAIKGDRVQLMLAGYNAGEGAVQQYGGVPPYAETQNYVTSIPSKMPKYQKL, encoded by the coding sequence ATGAAACGCCTCGGCTGCGGCGTGCTGGTGATCTTGCTGTTCCTAGTGATCCTGGTCGTCGTCATTCTCGGTGGCGACAACGACGACAACCTGTGCTTGGACGGTCGCAGCAGTTCTTCCTCAAGCCAGGATGGGCGCGTTCCCGCAGGCTCATTCTCTCTGCCTGAGCGGGGTGCAACCGAGCACGAGACCTCTGGCTTCGGCCAGCGTGGCGGCAGCATGCACGAGGGCATCGACATTGCCCAGGGCGAGGGGACACCGATTTACGCCTACGCGGACGGTGTCGTCTCCTTGTCTGCTGCTGATCCAGGCGGCTACGGCCACTACATCATCATTGACCACGAGGCTGACGGCCAGACGTTTTCCACCCTGTACGGACACATGTTCGACGATCATGTCTACGTCAATGTCGGCGACAAAGTCTATGCTGGTCAACACATCGCGGATGAGGGATACAACGGCGGGGTCTCCCCACCTGGTCCAGGTGGCTCACACCTGCACTTCGAGGTGCACGTTCCCGGCTACCGCAACCCGGTGGACCCGCAGGCGTGGCTGGATAAGGCAGTCGAGCCAGGCACTCAAGCAGACACCAAGACGGATTCGACAACGCCGCAGAAGTCCACCCCGGCAACGGGCTCGACGCAGTTGCAGCCAGTCAGTTATTTCTCTGAGACGAATATGCAGGTCAATGCTGTGCGAGGAGGACGTGCCGTGGCAGCCAACTTCCCACAGATCACGCTGATCGGCGGCTGGCGACCATCTGACGCAGTAGCTGACGATCACCCGCAAGGCAGGGCGATTGACGTGATGATCGACAACTACCAGACTTCCGAGGGCATCGCGCTTGGCGATTCCATCGTCTCGTACTTCCTAGCGCACTACGACGAGATGGATGTGGATTACATCATCTGGCGACAACAGCTGATCTATCCCGGCCAAACCAGCCAGATGGAAGACAGGGGAGGTGTGACCGCCAACCACTACGATCACGTTCACGTGTCGTTCAACCCCTCCGATAAGGCCACCCCTGGCCAAGACATTGGCTCCGCGCCCCTGGGTGGATCGGCCACCAAGGCCGACGTAAGCGGAACGACCTCGACCGACTGTGTGGTTAACACCGGCCTGGAGGATACCGCGCTAAATGCCGAGAACATCCCCGCAGACTGGGTACGCCCGATTCAGATTGCAGGCGGGACCTGCGATGCGGTCAATGCCCCACTGATCGCTGCTCTGCTCGAGCAAGAGTCCGGCTTCCAGACAGGGGCTGCCAGCGGTGCTGGTGCCCAAGGACCCGCGCAGTTCATGCCCGCGACGTGGGCGACGATTGGTGCGGAAATGAGCGAGGACGGCGAAGTCATTGGCCCGCCAGGTTCCGGTGACATCACAGACCCAAAGGACGCGATTCCCGCTGCTGGCCGGTATCTGTGCCAGATCGCAGCCAATCAAGCACCATTGATCGCCTCCGGTGCCATCAAGGGCGACCGCGTGCAGCTCATGCTGGCCGGTTACAACGCTGGTGAGGGTGCGGTGCAGCAATACGGCGGGGTTCCACCGTATGCGGAGACACAGAACTACGTGACCTCCATTCCCTCGAAGATGCCGAAATACCAGAAGCTCTAA
- a CDS encoding type IV secretory system conjugative DNA transfer family protein has translation MKNQGCDNPRAAGSIGWDVQTVLGFTVLGVAIAAVASIQIGQLAAAHFGSGPAVSKNPFTTLGQLIGGSRSWSATATIAVVAFWLVVAILAAMATVLIKQLRTPATRTDTASKYLASKKEIASFSREEAQQLAEKWLPTPAMAEKYPGLMFGRVPGKSTGLYSTWEDLYLVIFGPRMGKTTSQVIPAIVDAPGHVVTTSNKRDIVDETVGVTSARGQVWVFDPQRIAAGFEQEPWFFDPLDMVRRQPETMDSAALRLADIFKTAARGADNGGDAFFSEGGKELLSRFFLAAALEHRPIGDVYLWVNDDSDRTPVRILNAFPEWKQQAAALEATYQITEKTRSGLFSQAAQMATALGRREALKWVTPSAGARRFDAEAFVRGPGQDTMYLLSKEGADNAAALTTALTAAIMTAAEAYGEQSGGRLPVPLVAALDEAANVVRWPELPSLYSHYGSRGIILMTILQSYAQGAEVWGENGMELMWSAAALVLYGGGVRDEKMLQKLEALVGDVEVFETSTSRTGESARTVSRNRRERKILTVAELAAMEQGRALVLASKRRPMIAQMEPWWKRPWPAQTKALLGAKK, from the coding sequence ATGAAAAATCAAGGGTGCGACAACCCACGCGCGGCGGGCTCAATCGGGTGGGACGTGCAAACCGTCCTCGGCTTTACCGTCCTCGGTGTGGCCATCGCTGCGGTGGCCAGCATTCAGATCGGCCAGCTTGCGGCCGCGCACTTCGGGTCTGGTCCAGCAGTGTCGAAAAACCCGTTTACCACCTTGGGACAACTGATCGGTGGGTCACGCTCCTGGTCTGCAACGGCCACGATTGCTGTGGTCGCGTTCTGGCTCGTGGTGGCTATCCTCGCGGCCATGGCTACCGTGCTGATCAAGCAGCTGCGCACACCTGCCACTCGCACGGATACCGCCTCAAAATACCTGGCGAGCAAGAAAGAGATCGCCAGCTTTAGCAGGGAAGAAGCCCAGCAGTTGGCGGAAAAGTGGCTGCCGACCCCAGCCATGGCCGAAAAGTACCCAGGGCTGATGTTTGGCCGTGTTCCGGGAAAGTCCACGGGCTTGTACTCCACGTGGGAGGACCTCTACCTCGTGATCTTCGGCCCGCGTATGGGTAAGACCACCTCCCAGGTCATTCCGGCCATCGTCGATGCCCCAGGACACGTGGTGACCACCTCGAACAAACGAGACATTGTTGACGAAACAGTGGGCGTGACCTCGGCTCGTGGCCAAGTGTGGGTGTTTGACCCGCAGCGCATTGCTGCCGGTTTCGAGCAAGAACCGTGGTTTTTCGATCCATTGGATATGGTCCGTCGCCAGCCGGAGACGATGGACTCCGCTGCGCTGCGCCTAGCTGACATCTTCAAAACCGCTGCGCGCGGTGCCGACAACGGCGGCGATGCGTTCTTCTCTGAGGGTGGTAAGGAGTTGCTCTCGCGGTTCTTCCTCGCGGCCGCGCTCGAGCATCGCCCGATTGGGGATGTGTATCTGTGGGTCAATGACGACTCTGATCGCACGCCGGTGCGCATCCTCAACGCATTCCCGGAGTGGAAACAGCAGGCAGCAGCACTTGAGGCGACCTACCAGATCACCGAGAAAACCCGTTCCGGTCTGTTCTCCCAGGCCGCCCAGATGGCCACGGCACTGGGCCGACGTGAAGCATTGAAGTGGGTGACCCCCAGTGCTGGTGCTCGACGTTTCGACGCGGAGGCCTTCGTGCGAGGCCCTGGGCAAGACACGATGTACTTGCTGTCCAAGGAAGGTGCAGACAATGCGGCCGCGCTCACGACCGCATTGACCGCTGCGATCATGACGGCAGCTGAGGCCTACGGCGAACAAAGCGGTGGCCGCCTGCCCGTGCCTCTAGTAGCCGCGCTCGACGAGGCAGCCAACGTGGTGCGCTGGCCTGAACTTCCCAGCCTGTACTCGCATTACGGCTCGCGCGGGATCATCCTTATGACGATCTTGCAGTCCTATGCCCAGGGTGCAGAAGTCTGGGGTGAAAACGGCATGGAGCTGATGTGGTCGGCGGCCGCCCTGGTGCTCTACGGCGGTGGCGTGCGAGACGAGAAAATGCTGCAAAAACTCGAAGCCCTGGTTGGTGACGTAGAAGTTTTTGAGACCTCCACCTCTAGGACAGGGGAGTCCGCGCGCACGGTCTCGCGCAACCGCAGGGAACGCAAGATCCTCACCGTCGCGGAGCTCGCCGCGATGGAGCAAGGCCGCGCCCTGGTGCTCGCCTCGAAGCGTCGCCCGATGATCGCCCAGATGGAGCCCTGGTGGAAACGACCATGGCCAGCACAAACCAAGGCACTACTAGGAGCGAAGAAATGA
- a CDS encoding DUF4913 domain-containing protein encodes MSEPQFPTVYEFVDRLILPMYGATGSRIRSVNWSARWWAHPEAVARLDSLWRRYEYLRVNEPATFLETFLRVHADYHMRQLMSESSVFADCRREDEPTLPLPSDPIKKKETR; translated from the coding sequence ATGAGCGAACCACAGTTCCCAACCGTCTATGAGTTCGTGGACCGGCTGATCCTGCCGATGTACGGGGCCACCGGCTCGCGTATCCGCTCAGTGAACTGGTCGGCGCGCTGGTGGGCACATCCCGAAGCTGTAGCCCGCCTCGACAGCCTCTGGCGACGCTACGAATACCTGCGCGTGAATGAGCCCGCGACGTTCCTGGAAACGTTCCTGCGCGTGCACGCGGACTACCACATGCGCCAGCTCATGTCCGAGTCGAGTGTCTTTGCTGACTGCCGACGAGAAGATGAGCCCACACTGCCACTGCCGTCTGACCCCATCAAGAAGAAGGAGACACGATAA
- the mobF gene encoding MobF family relaxase has protein sequence MMSFRAVHAGSGYQYLLRSVATNDAYDESTEAGKLANYYQAKGTPPGRWIGAGLEGLNSFVIEVGAHIEAEQMEALYGLGYHPDTHALLEAGKSLDECKLGGKFPVHTNKIPVLIALRDAEQELLKSTGRLLTEDERMELAISVGRPHYVAKTGYENAPDRDVIDWVNKQRAEVTQAVAGFDMTFSPTKSVSVLWALSDEHTASKIAACHHEAVAEVLAWAEENVVRTRLGAGGLAQVKTNGLVAAEFTHFDTRAGDPDLHSHVLVANKVQGPDGKWRTLDSRAMFKNNQTLSARYDVVLQEILTRKMGLSFVPSAREAGKEPVWEVAGIPQKLLDSFSKRRAMARPVFDKLRNDYVEKHGRQPDKRAQNALWQAAILDTRDAKKPAESLETLRENWLNDVLQLDDANELLTAVHQAAQGKVTDERPAFFTDGNIDDKALDEHCLAVIDRMVQKRSYFARHHVTAAVNTLLKGFVFADTAETARAIELLTERIIDKHLVDLTAFEPQELSQALRQEDGVAVDRHLDYAQYTTETILAQEDDVLHAVEEPVALFADSSAVFDAVAKFEEANGFSLNAGQVALARHLVQSGTLVACGVGPAGTGKTTSMQIVTDVWTRLGRNVIGLAPSAAAASVLSEELSIPAHTIDTLTYSWRGRGDQATAGDVSALPLEINPGDMLLVDEAGMATTDNLAALVEIAEATGAIVRVIGDPQQLDAVGTGGLFDTMCRYNNAVELTDVMRFSHGKDTEQAEASIGLRSGDTSAVDFYEARGWLQGGTREQMLVEAINAYLADTARGRRSLVVASTNADVDAMNEMIREHRIEAGEVDDTIQARLSRGDMCGVGDLIIARKNQRFPNEFDPSMPGHRVINGQLFHVAQINEDGSLLVADASSGEMLTLPAEYVQQETHLGYAATVYRAQGATVDTTHAVIDSSTDRASLYVALTRGKKENRVYAVTDGRLDEMAELSHEHSAGNEAGLTARDVLEHAVTRDNRQRSATDIHTEAEEYADSFERVADLFRYGRDQAISSFVDRNLDGWWDRLDVDAAATLTDEGRNKVRSAWMECIDYGLDPRDLMATACFNLGEVDEAGAVIAWRIRDQIKQADLVKQEIVIAANDDEAEDESEVRIPTALPPVTRGSDLELAQWLKDARARLVDWGKQATVQEEEFAAVQEQVVEGLDTSLLDVAGVSRDIREDLAAAANQPSQNEAMPENDWFAQFEQDAYGGGHEL, from the coding sequence ATGATGTCGTTTCGCGCCGTTCACGCTGGCAGTGGGTACCAGTACCTGCTGCGGTCTGTGGCGACGAACGATGCCTATGACGAGTCCACGGAGGCCGGAAAGCTGGCCAATTATTACCAGGCGAAGGGCACCCCTCCTGGCCGTTGGATCGGCGCGGGCCTCGAAGGGCTTAACTCATTTGTGATCGAAGTTGGAGCCCATATCGAGGCCGAGCAGATGGAAGCTCTCTACGGTTTGGGCTACCATCCCGACACCCACGCGCTCCTGGAAGCAGGCAAGAGCCTCGACGAATGCAAGCTAGGCGGGAAGTTTCCGGTCCACACCAATAAGATCCCTGTGCTTATTGCACTGCGTGATGCCGAGCAGGAATTGCTGAAATCAACCGGTCGTTTGTTGACCGAGGACGAGCGCATGGAGCTGGCCATTTCGGTTGGTCGCCCGCACTACGTCGCAAAGACTGGCTACGAAAATGCGCCCGACCGCGACGTAATTGATTGGGTCAATAAGCAGCGCGCCGAGGTCACGCAGGCGGTCGCTGGCTTCGACATGACCTTCTCCCCCACCAAGAGTGTGTCGGTGCTGTGGGCTTTAAGTGACGAGCACACCGCGAGCAAGATTGCAGCGTGTCACCACGAGGCTGTGGCCGAAGTGCTGGCATGGGCGGAGGAAAATGTGGTGCGCACTCGCCTGGGTGCTGGTGGTCTTGCCCAGGTAAAGACCAACGGTCTAGTGGCCGCAGAGTTCACCCACTTTGACACCCGAGCTGGTGACCCTGATCTACATTCGCATGTGCTTGTGGCGAATAAGGTGCAGGGACCAGATGGCAAGTGGCGCACCCTGGACTCGCGCGCAATGTTCAAAAACAACCAGACGTTATCGGCTCGGTATGACGTGGTTTTGCAAGAGATTTTGACGCGGAAGATGGGCCTGTCTTTCGTTCCGAGCGCGCGCGAAGCAGGCAAGGAGCCGGTGTGGGAGGTCGCTGGAATCCCCCAAAAGCTGCTGGATTCTTTCTCGAAGCGGCGAGCAATGGCCCGCCCGGTCTTTGACAAGTTGCGCAATGACTACGTGGAAAAGCACGGTCGCCAGCCCGATAAGCGCGCACAGAATGCGCTATGGCAGGCAGCCATTTTGGACACTCGTGACGCTAAGAAGCCCGCTGAGTCTTTGGAAACGCTGCGCGAGAACTGGCTGAATGATGTTCTCCAACTTGATGATGCAAACGAACTGTTGACTGCTGTCCACCAGGCTGCCCAGGGCAAAGTAACAGACGAGCGCCCGGCCTTTTTCACCGATGGAAACATCGACGACAAGGCACTCGATGAGCACTGCCTGGCGGTGATTGATCGCATGGTGCAGAAGCGTTCCTACTTCGCTAGGCATCATGTCACCGCAGCCGTGAACACGTTGTTGAAGGGTTTTGTGTTCGCCGATACCGCCGAAACTGCGCGCGCAATTGAGCTGCTGACTGAGCGAATTATCGACAAACACCTGGTTGATTTGACCGCATTTGAGCCGCAGGAATTGTCCCAGGCGCTGCGCCAGGAAGACGGTGTGGCGGTTGATCGCCACCTGGACTACGCCCAGTACACCACGGAGACGATCCTCGCCCAGGAAGACGACGTGCTGCACGCGGTCGAGGAACCGGTTGCACTTTTTGCGGACTCGTCGGCGGTGTTTGATGCGGTCGCTAAGTTCGAGGAGGCCAATGGTTTTAGCCTAAATGCAGGCCAGGTTGCGCTTGCTCGTCACCTGGTTCAGTCCGGCACGTTGGTCGCGTGTGGCGTTGGTCCGGCAGGAACTGGCAAGACCACGTCCATGCAGATTGTTACCGATGTGTGGACACGTTTGGGCCGTAACGTGATTGGTCTTGCGCCGTCTGCGGCTGCCGCTTCGGTGCTGTCGGAGGAGCTTTCTATTCCTGCGCACACCATTGATACGTTGACGTATTCGTGGCGCGGCAGGGGCGATCAAGCAACTGCGGGTGATGTGTCCGCTCTCCCGTTGGAGATCAACCCTGGCGACATGTTGTTGGTCGATGAGGCGGGCATGGCCACCACCGATAACCTTGCTGCCCTGGTCGAAATTGCGGAAGCAACCGGCGCAATCGTGCGCGTGATTGGTGACCCGCAGCAGCTGGATGCTGTGGGAACTGGTGGACTTTTCGACACGATGTGCCGCTACAACAACGCGGTTGAATTGACCGATGTGATGCGCTTTTCTCACGGCAAAGACACCGAGCAGGCCGAGGCCTCCATCGGGTTGCGTTCTGGTGATACCTCCGCTGTGGACTTCTACGAGGCCCGTGGTTGGTTGCAAGGTGGCACGCGCGAGCAGATGCTTGTGGAGGCCATCAACGCCTATCTCGCAGACACTGCGCGCGGTCGTCGCTCGCTGGTTGTCGCGTCGACGAATGCTGACGTTGATGCGATGAATGAGATGATCCGCGAGCACCGAATCGAGGCGGGCGAGGTTGACGACACCATCCAGGCCCGACTCTCGCGCGGGGACATGTGTGGTGTGGGTGATCTGATCATTGCCCGCAAGAACCAGCGTTTCCCGAACGAGTTTGACCCGTCGATGCCTGGTCACCGAGTGATTAACGGGCAGTTGTTCCACGTTGCTCAGATCAACGAGGACGGCAGCTTGCTGGTGGCCGATGCGAGCAGTGGTGAGATGTTGACCTTGCCTGCCGAGTACGTGCAGCAGGAAACGCACCTGGGATACGCGGCCACCGTCTACCGTGCCCAGGGAGCCACGGTGGATACCACGCACGCGGTGATTGATTCCTCGACTGATCGAGCAAGTCTGTATGTGGCGCTAACGCGCGGTAAGAAAGAAAACCGGGTGTACGCGGTCACCGATGGTCGCCTGGACGAGATGGCGGAACTTAGCCACGAGCACTCAGCTGGCAACGAGGCCGGTTTGACGGCACGGGACGTGCTCGAGCACGCGGTTACGCGGGATAACCGGCAGCGTTCGGCGACCGATATTCACACCGAGGCCGAGGAGTACGCCGATAGTTTCGAGCGCGTAGCTGATCTGTTCCGCTACGGCAGGGATCAGGCTATTTCGTCGTTTGTCGACCGGAACTTGGACGGTTGGTGGGATCGTCTCGATGTCGACGCGGCCGCAACACTGACCGACGAGGGTAGGAATAAGGTTCGCTCCGCGTGGATGGAGTGCATAGACTATGGTCTCGATCCGCGTGATCTGATGGCCACTGCGTGCTTTAACCTCGGTGAGGTTGACGAGGCGGGGGCTGTGATTGCCTGGCGTATCCGTGACCAGATTAAGCAGGCGGATCTGGTGAAGCAGGAGATTGTCATTGCTGCGAACGATGATGAAGCCGAGGACGAGTCTGAGGTGAGGATTCCTACTGCGTTGCCTCCAGTGACCCGTGGTAGTGATCTAGAGCTTGCGCAGTGGCTGAAAGATGCCCGTGCGCGTCTGGTGGACTGGGGTAAGCAGGCCACTGTCCAGGAAGAAGAATTTGCGGCCGTCCAGGAGCAGGTTGTCGAGGGACTGGATACGAGCCTGCTGGATGTTGCTGGTGTGTCTCGTGACATTCGAGAAGACCTTGCTGCTGCCGCCAATCAGCCCAGCCAGAACGAGGCTATGCCGGAGAATGACTGGTTTGCGCAGTTCGAGCAGGACGCTTACGGTGGTGGCCACGAGCTGTAA
- a CDS encoding type IIL restriction-modification enzyme MmeI produces MISSTPIRLDRYEIKHNLDGFRVHWRQRLDTWKANNEGAIEKKYAQSFWADFLACFGISATRMDLFEQDARRGSTGNTGYIDLFWPSVVIGEAKSPGVNLDDAVAQARDYLQGGSVSDTEQPRYILASDFENFRLLRLGSPEHRFDVTFTLDEVSDNVDLLRFLAGYDDSMSREEEEAASLKASKVMANLFTAMAGDDVDDGVADQAPINPEDEDEEVQRASVFLTRLLFLLFGDDAGLWEQDLFYRFILDHTTSENLGSQIDALFDVLNTPENKRKRVPDSMAAFPYVNGSLFDRAGETRTTTFFSPEMRHALIDACRFRWTDISPAIFGSLFQLVKSKEARRGDGEHYTSETNIMKTLGPLFLDELRAEADQLIAKTTGSKKKQLDDLKRFRDQLSHHVFLEAFNPTWIQNGGTVALAA; encoded by the coding sequence ATGATTTCCTCGACCCCCATCCGCCTCGACCGCTACGAAATTAAGCACAATCTCGACGGCTTCCGCGTCCACTGGCGACAACGACTCGACACCTGGAAAGCCAACAACGAGGGGGCCATCGAGAAGAAATACGCTCAATCATTCTGGGCCGACTTCCTCGCCTGCTTCGGCATCTCCGCGACACGAATGGATCTATTCGAGCAAGACGCTCGTCGCGGATCCACGGGTAACACCGGCTACATCGACTTGTTCTGGCCATCCGTCGTCATTGGCGAAGCCAAATCCCCCGGCGTAAACCTCGACGATGCAGTCGCCCAAGCGCGCGACTACCTCCAAGGTGGCTCCGTCTCCGACACCGAGCAGCCGCGCTACATCCTCGCCAGCGACTTCGAAAACTTCCGCCTGCTCCGCCTCGGCTCCCCAGAACACCGATTCGACGTAACCTTCACACTCGACGAAGTCTCCGACAACGTTGACCTCTTGCGCTTCCTCGCCGGTTATGACGACTCCATGAGTCGTGAGGAAGAAGAAGCCGCCTCGCTTAAAGCATCCAAAGTCATGGCCAACCTTTTCACCGCAATGGCAGGCGACGACGTAGACGACGGCGTGGCCGATCAAGCCCCCATCAACCCCGAGGACGAAGACGAAGAAGTCCAACGCGCATCCGTATTCCTCACCCGCCTACTGTTCCTCCTGTTTGGCGACGACGCTGGCCTCTGGGAGCAAGACTTGTTCTACCGGTTCATCCTCGACCACACCACAAGCGAAAACCTCGGCAGCCAGATCGACGCGCTGTTCGACGTTCTCAACACTCCCGAGAACAAACGCAAGCGCGTTCCCGACTCGATGGCCGCGTTCCCCTACGTCAACGGTTCATTGTTCGATAGAGCAGGCGAGACACGCACAACGACGTTCTTTAGCCCTGAGATGCGCCACGCCCTCATTGATGCGTGCCGATTCCGGTGGACTGACATTTCCCCGGCGATCTTCGGTAGCCTTTTCCAGCTCGTGAAGTCGAAAGAAGCACGACGAGGAGATGGCGAGCACTACACTTCCGAGACCAACATCATGAAAACCCTCGGCCCGCTGTTCCTGGACGAACTGCGCGCCGAAGCAGACCAACTGATTGCAAAGACAACCGGCAGCAAGAAGAAACAGCTCGACGATCTCAAGCGATTCCGCGACCAGCTTTCCCACCACGTTTTCCTCGAAGCTTTCAACCCTACTTGGATACAAAATGGCGGCACAGTCGCGCTCGCGGCGTGA
- a CDS encoding DUF262 domain-containing protein has translation MAGETRRLEAAEISVGRLLTSGDFEFVIPEYQRPYAWGAEESLQLLSDLLGALERDTDEPYFLGSIVLVKSPNVARSEVIDGQQRITTLTLLLSLLRDLVANEDLRRSIHDLIEKPAVEWDNQPARPRLKLRPRDNQFFYDYVQTVGNTARLIELSDNIPETDSQRGLRDNAKALHAELVQLSAERLKDLFRLIAGRAFLVTVSTPDLNSAYRIFSVMNARGLPLSPQDIFKSQVIGAIDEHEKQHYADRWEHLEESLGRDEFGDLFLYIRAIKARTRGVKSLLQEFPEQVLNTYLPDNGSGFIREVLEPYARADIRLLAQDFQGEDPHWEQVNHWLKRLDQLDNDDWRPPALWALTEHGEDPEFLVDFFAKLERLAASMLVRRVYATPRQLRYMELLKQLADGLGLEAPAFELTESERAETRDRIDGEIYLATRVRRYVLLRLDSILAKDPGASYDHRIITVEHVLPQSPAQDSQWVRDFTEDETATWTHRLGNLLLLNRISNSRAQNFDFDVKKDKYFTSGKGVAVFALTTQVLAEPVWTPEVVERRQEELVGLLVKEWQL, from the coding sequence GTGGCAGGAGAAACAAGAAGGTTAGAGGCTGCGGAGATCAGCGTCGGGAGACTGCTGACCAGCGGCGACTTCGAGTTCGTCATTCCGGAATACCAGCGTCCGTATGCGTGGGGTGCTGAGGAATCGCTCCAGCTGCTATCGGATCTGCTCGGCGCGCTGGAGCGGGACACCGATGAGCCGTATTTCCTCGGGTCGATTGTTCTCGTGAAGTCTCCGAACGTAGCTCGATCCGAGGTCATCGACGGGCAGCAGCGCATCACGACATTGACGTTGTTGCTGTCGCTGCTTCGAGACCTCGTCGCCAACGAGGACCTGCGCCGTTCCATTCACGATCTGATCGAGAAGCCTGCGGTGGAGTGGGATAACCAGCCCGCAAGGCCACGTTTGAAGCTTCGTCCGCGCGACAACCAGTTCTTCTACGACTACGTGCAGACCGTGGGCAACACGGCAAGGCTCATCGAGCTCAGCGACAACATTCCCGAGACTGACTCTCAGCGGGGTCTACGAGACAACGCGAAGGCGCTTCACGCCGAGTTGGTGCAGCTCAGTGCAGAGCGGTTGAAGGATTTGTTCCGGCTCATCGCCGGGCGGGCCTTCCTGGTGACGGTTTCGACACCAGATTTGAACAGCGCTTACCGGATCTTCTCGGTGATGAATGCTCGGGGTCTGCCGCTTTCTCCGCAGGACATTTTTAAGTCCCAGGTGATTGGTGCGATCGACGAGCATGAAAAGCAGCACTATGCGGATCGCTGGGAGCACTTAGAGGAAAGCCTGGGTCGGGATGAGTTCGGTGATCTCTTTCTGTATATCCGAGCAATTAAGGCTCGCACCCGTGGCGTGAAGAGCCTCCTGCAAGAGTTCCCAGAGCAGGTTCTCAATACTTACCTGCCGGACAACGGAAGTGGCTTCATTCGGGAGGTACTCGAACCGTATGCTCGCGCCGACATCCGGTTGCTGGCGCAGGATTTTCAGGGCGAGGACCCGCACTGGGAGCAGGTGAACCACTGGCTCAAGCGACTCGATCAGCTCGACAACGATGACTGGCGTCCTCCGGCATTGTGGGCTTTGACCGAACATGGTGAGGACCCAGAGTTTCTCGTCGATTTCTTTGCCAAGTTGGAGCGCTTGGCTGCGAGCATGTTGGTTCGCCGGGTCTACGCGACGCCTCGCCAGTTGCGATATATGGAGCTACTCAAGCAGCTTGCTGATGGCTTGGGACTCGAGGCTCCGGCCTTCGAACTGACCGAGAGCGAACGAGCCGAGACGCGAGACCGTATTGACGGGGAGATCTATCTCGCTACTCGTGTGCGTCGCTATGTGCTGCTACGGCTGGATTCGATCCTGGCGAAGGACCCGGGCGCGTCCTATGACCACCGCATCATCACCGTTGAGCACGTTCTGCCGCAAAGCCCTGCTCAAGACAGCCAGTGGGTGCGTGACTTCACCGAGGATGAAACAGCGACGTGGACGCATAGGCTGGGTAACCTGCTGCTGTTGAATCGAATTTCGAACTCACGGGCGCAGAACTTCGATTTCGACGTGAAGAAGGACAAGTACTTCACCTCGGGTAAAGGCGTGGCCGTGTTCGCTTTGACGACCCAGGTACTGGCGGAACCAGTGTGGACTCCCGAGGTCGTTGAGCGCCGCCAAGAGGAGCTGGTGGGTCTGCTGGTCAAGGAGTGGCAACTCTAG